In Granulicella arctica, one genomic interval encodes:
- a CDS encoding DUF6338 family protein, with amino-acid sequence MKFDVSTILLVIVAVIPGLFAQRTRNQLVPRSFAPQGASAELAELVALGVATHGILAFLLATVSLLIGWIHEGQPDYYFSKLDSLIVSQWFSQHIVEACLIASAYVFVSFFFSHWLGFLYGVWRSNSPFTTRLFAKATWLRKRFGVTGLLGERPIIYEVLNPALDRDGTKSVFVELEMKDGLGFYSGQLSQFAIVKDDEPHKPVYLIDVWYKKDRNDDYISVATDGIMIDLADAVTLLVKQVDPSLPVGDQPPISEEIAALAYKFVE; translated from the coding sequence TTGAAATTCGACGTTTCAACCATATTGCTTGTAATCGTCGCCGTCATCCCTGGCCTTTTCGCTCAACGAACCCGAAATCAGCTTGTGCCGCGTTCTTTTGCGCCTCAGGGTGCGAGCGCTGAACTGGCTGAGCTTGTCGCACTCGGAGTTGCGACTCACGGGATCCTCGCGTTTTTGTTGGCCACTGTTTCCTTACTCATAGGCTGGATACACGAAGGTCAACCAGATTACTACTTTTCAAAGCTCGATTCCCTGATCGTCAGTCAGTGGTTCTCCCAACATATTGTAGAAGCTTGCCTTATTGCTTCTGCGTACGTCTTCGTCTCATTCTTCTTCAGCCATTGGCTCGGCTTTCTTTACGGGGTGTGGCGATCGAATAGCCCATTCACAACACGTCTGTTCGCGAAGGCGACCTGGCTGCGGAAGCGGTTTGGCGTAACCGGCTTGTTGGGCGAACGTCCAATCATCTACGAGGTGCTAAATCCCGCGCTTGATAGAGATGGAACGAAATCCGTCTTTGTTGAACTTGAGATGAAAGATGGTCTCGGCTTCTATTCTGGACAGCTCAGCCAGTTTGCGATCGTCAAGGATGATGAACCTCATAAACCCGTCTACCTCATTGACGTTTGGTATAAAAAAGATCGTAACGACGACTACATTTCCGTTGCTACAGACGGCATTATGATCGATTTGGCAGATGCCGTTACCCTCCTGGTCAAACAGGTTGATCCTTCACTCCCCGTTGGCGACCAGCCTCCTATCAGCGAGGAAATTGCAGCCTTGGCTTACAAATTTGTGGAGTGA
- a CDS encoding TonB-dependent receptor has translation MTDSTGAVIPKATITALNVDTNIVTKTTSTKSGDYTIPYLKVGNYTLSIEEKGFETAVHTGINLQVDQTATVNFTLKVGSSSETVTVNSDPLIDFGKADAGEVVENTRVAELPLNGRDPGMLSILSAGVTWNQGATQYQRPFDDTQANTAINGGGSGNVELMLDGVSNEAASTNNTGNARIAYVPPVDSVQEFKIVTNAYDARFGRNSGGVEDVILKSGTNLIHGDVYEYARRTFLDANLWQNNYKIATALPGTDTSQFGTQKHKLDQYGFELDGPIVIPKLYNGRDKSFFTMQYENWNEVEPNTVTDSVPSPAWLKGDFTNLVYYTGSSYAPISLLDPQNISQNANGTYVRVPFGPTDAINPTPAANVIPASRINAVAQKILSYYPAPNTQTAAGSNPFANNYTVAAADTDRYRNVLGKWDENISSKDRFSFHYGYWERVERRSYVGFSNAADNGQLPHGERSHTFTLEETHTVSPNLLLDFRSNVSIRADYSFGGPRFDPTTLGLSSADLAGMGPAAAVEFPYIQVSEFASLGTNNNSQTVSNSLLLFPSVTWVKNKQTIHAGVDARFQQSGNNIVGGGNSLYVDRQWTQTNCCGPYDVASGNSIASLLLGNLTSGSNTINVKTFFSSHYWAPFVQDDWKVTRKLTLNLGVRWDFAPAQTERNNFANYAFNTTATNPINSQVTVPGHGQLLGGITYLGVNGNPRAPFALTKGNVQPRVGFAYALNDRMVLRGGFGESFRSQQAAPSTYGFSATTNYQASDPTRPSTSYPNLANPISHLYPSVIQPTGSSLGMLEQLGQSPFFLNPHYKIPSFWTYSLGIEQQFRRNDTISIAYVGSRLYNGDSSDNINHQSAAAYAPCNPALGGRYEVCTNNNPINPFQGINGFQGSNYYNSTTISQLNFTRSFPQFGDITEYQLNNERTWYNSLQVTAAHKWNKSLTMHGTWTWSKQMDAGGFADTTYRVPSRSLDGNDRTHRITLSGVYLLPVGRGRTFLGSTNRIVDGVIGGWEIGSLYVYQTGTPWAIPAGTNILASPYVHPHIQKDNGFIRLVSPCTEKYQENNSGAYPLVQVPVDYDGTCSQANFLQVPNYGETQNTTYTGIRLPRSHQFDTNLSKNFALFERLSLQIRLEAFNVLNHPLWSENPDNNTNDSTFGLIEKGAGAGQSNLPRQMQLSAKISW, from the coding sequence GTGACCGATTCCACTGGAGCTGTCATTCCGAAGGCTACGATCACCGCGCTCAACGTGGACACCAACATAGTGACAAAGACAACATCTACAAAATCAGGGGACTACACCATTCCCTATTTGAAAGTGGGTAACTACACACTATCAATCGAAGAAAAAGGTTTCGAGACAGCAGTACATACGGGAATTAACTTACAGGTCGATCAAACAGCAACTGTGAATTTCACTCTGAAGGTTGGGAGTAGCTCCGAGACTGTAACGGTTAACAGTGATCCACTCATCGATTTCGGAAAGGCGGATGCCGGCGAGGTCGTAGAAAATACTCGTGTTGCCGAGCTTCCCCTCAACGGTCGCGATCCTGGCATGCTGTCGATTTTGAGTGCTGGTGTGACCTGGAACCAGGGAGCGACCCAATATCAGCGACCGTTTGATGATACGCAGGCAAACACCGCTATCAACGGTGGAGGCTCAGGCAATGTAGAGCTGATGTTGGATGGAGTCTCCAATGAGGCAGCTTCGACAAATAACACAGGAAACGCACGTATAGCGTATGTGCCGCCTGTTGATTCGGTGCAGGAGTTCAAGATCGTCACCAATGCTTATGATGCCCGGTTTGGTCGCAACTCTGGCGGTGTCGAGGACGTCATCCTTAAGTCGGGCACCAATCTTATTCACGGCGATGTATATGAGTACGCCCGACGTACGTTTCTCGACGCCAACCTATGGCAAAACAATTACAAAATAGCTACAGCGCTGCCCGGTACAGACACGTCTCAGTTCGGCACCCAAAAGCACAAGTTGGACCAATATGGCTTCGAATTGGACGGCCCAATTGTCATTCCCAAGCTCTACAACGGACGAGACAAGTCTTTTTTTACAATGCAGTATGAAAACTGGAACGAGGTCGAACCAAATACCGTTACTGACTCCGTCCCAAGTCCGGCCTGGCTGAAAGGCGACTTTACAAACCTGGTCTACTACACCGGCTCTTCGTATGCCCCAATCAGTCTTTTAGATCCTCAGAACATTTCGCAAAACGCTAACGGAACCTACGTACGCGTTCCATTCGGTCCAACTGACGCTATCAACCCAACACCCGCTGCAAACGTCATTCCAGCATCCCGCATTAATGCTGTAGCCCAGAAGATCCTCTCCTACTATCCCGCGCCCAACACGCAAACTGCCGCAGGTTCCAATCCCTTCGCCAATAACTACACCGTTGCTGCTGCAGATACTGACAGGTATCGCAATGTCCTCGGGAAGTGGGATGAGAACATATCGTCCAAAGATCGATTCAGCTTTCACTACGGATATTGGGAACGAGTCGAGAGGCGAAGCTATGTCGGCTTCAGCAACGCGGCAGACAACGGTCAACTGCCACACGGAGAACGCAGCCATACCTTCACGCTCGAGGAGACTCACACAGTCAGCCCCAATCTGTTGTTGGACTTTCGCAGTAACGTATCCATCAGAGCTGATTATTCGTTTGGAGGGCCGCGCTTTGATCCTACGACTCTTGGTCTATCTTCAGCAGACCTGGCTGGTATGGGCCCTGCAGCCGCAGTTGAGTTTCCGTATATCCAAGTCAGCGAGTTCGCCTCTCTTGGTACAAACAACAATTCGCAAACGGTCAGCAACTCTCTGCTCCTTTTCCCGTCAGTAACCTGGGTGAAGAACAAACAAACCATTCACGCCGGAGTTGATGCGCGTTTCCAGCAATCGGGGAACAACATTGTAGGCGGCGGCAACAGTCTTTATGTTGATCGTCAGTGGACGCAGACCAACTGCTGTGGACCGTATGATGTTGCCAGTGGGAATTCTATCGCTTCATTGCTGCTCGGCAACCTCACCTCGGGCAGTAACACCATCAATGTGAAAACATTCTTCTCCTCGCACTACTGGGCGCCGTTCGTTCAGGACGACTGGAAGGTCACCAGGAAGCTAACCCTAAATCTTGGAGTGCGTTGGGATTTCGCCCCTGCCCAGACCGAGCGAAACAACTTTGCCAATTACGCATTCAACACGACGGCCACGAACCCCATCAATTCCCAAGTGACTGTTCCAGGTCACGGCCAACTCCTTGGTGGCATAACCTACTTAGGTGTTAACGGCAATCCCCGTGCACCGTTCGCTCTCACGAAGGGCAATGTTCAGCCGCGCGTTGGTTTTGCCTACGCTCTAAACGACAGAATGGTCCTGCGTGGAGGTTTTGGTGAATCGTTTCGAAGTCAGCAAGCCGCCCCGTCAACCTATGGCTTCAGCGCTACGACAAACTACCAGGCAAGTGACCCAACACGACCGAGCACGTCGTATCCCAATCTTGCGAATCCCATCAGTCACCTCTATCCCTCAGTGATTCAACCTACTGGATCTTCTCTCGGGATGCTTGAGCAGTTAGGACAAAGTCCATTTTTTCTAAACCCACACTACAAGATTCCGAGCTTCTGGACATACTCTCTCGGGATAGAGCAGCAGTTTCGCAGAAATGACACGATCAGCATCGCCTATGTCGGAAGCCGCCTCTACAATGGAGACAGCAGTGACAATATCAATCACCAGAGTGCGGCGGCATACGCGCCTTGTAATCCAGCATTAGGTGGAAGGTATGAAGTCTGCACGAATAACAATCCTATTAATCCATTTCAAGGAATTAATGGATTCCAAGGATCGAATTACTACAATTCAACAACCATCAGTCAGCTGAACTTCACTCGCTCCTTTCCTCAGTTCGGAGATATAACGGAGTACCAGCTCAACAATGAGCGTACCTGGTATAACTCTCTCCAAGTCACCGCAGCTCACAAATGGAACAAGTCCCTCACCATGCATGGCACTTGGACCTGGTCGAAGCAGATGGACGCAGGAGGGTTTGCTGATACGACGTATCGTGTGCCGTCAAGGAGTCTTGATGGCAACGATAGAACCCACCGCATCACTCTCTCAGGAGTTTATCTTTTACCAGTTGGCCGAGGACGTACATTTCTAGGTAGTACGAATCGCATTGTTGATGGTGTGATCGGCGGATGGGAGATAGGAAGTTTGTACGTCTATCAGACCGGTACACCGTGGGCTATACCAGCAGGAACTAACATACTCGCCAGTCCTTATGTGCACCCCCACATCCAGAAGGATAACGGGTTTATTCGCCTTGTTTCTCCGTGTACGGAAAAGTATCAGGAGAATAACTCTGGCGCATATCCTCTTGTGCAGGTGCCAGTTGATTATGATGGCACCTGCAGCCAGGCCAACTTCCTGCAGGTCCCTAATTATGGAGAGACACAAAACACGACCTACACAGGCATTCGTCTTCCGCGCAGCCACCAATTTGACACAAATCTATCGAAGAACTTCGCGCTGTTTGAAAGACTCAGCCTGCAGATACGCCTCGAAGCCTTTAATGTGTTGAACCATCCTTTGTGGTCCGAGAATCCTGATAACAACACCAATGATTCGACATTCGGCTTAATCGAAAAGGGTGCCGGTGCAGGTCAGAGCAATCTACCCCGTCAAATGCAACTCTCAGCCAAAATAAGCTGGTAA
- a CDS encoding recombinase family protein yields the protein MQQSRLKSLRAGDTLVVWRLDRLGRNLADLVSLIAELEQRKINFESMTEKIETVSPAGRLVFHVFAALAEFERNLIRERTVAGLSAARARGRTGGRPSKLSVKEIRTIRGLLKSADMPVAEIAARFGIARSTLYRSVLKTAV from the coding sequence ATGCAACAGAGCCGTCTCAAGAGTCTGCGTGCAGGTGACACGCTCGTGGTTTGGCGCCTTGATCGCTTGGGACGTAACCTCGCCGATCTCGTCAGCCTTATTGCAGAACTGGAACAACGCAAGATCAACTTCGAATCGATGACCGAAAAGATCGAAACGGTCTCCCCTGCAGGCCGACTCGTCTTCCACGTATTTGCCGCCCTTGCTGAGTTTGAGCGAAACCTAATCCGAGAGCGGACGGTGGCCGGACTCAGTGCTGCTCGTGCCCGAGGGCGAACAGGGGGACGTCCCTCCAAGCTTTCCGTCAAAGAGATTAGGACTATTCGCGGTCTTCTCAAAAGTGCTGATATGCCGGTCGCCGAAATCGCTGCCCGCTTCGGCATTGCTCGATCAACACTGTATCGCTCCGTGCTGAAAACGGCTGTCTGA
- a CDS encoding tyrosine-type recombinase/integrase — translation MPFLLKTGLPGTDHADPAGQGSAFALTPAQMILRSMVLDTVPSTHSKRNYATALDALFRFAASQPLTRALLMEYRASLEELAPSTINVRLAAMRRMVTEARKNGMLGVEEAAQLTSIPNIKQAGTRMGNWLTREQAKELLAVPDRSTLKGKRDYVILALLVGCALRRTELAELEVETIQQREGRWVLADLEGKGRRIRTVAIPIWVKKGIDVWREAAGIERGRLLVRIGKGGTIRGETLSDWAIWSVVEQSAKQIGVERFGAHDLRRTCAKLCRKGGGDLEQIKFLLGHSSIQTTERYLGAEQEIVTAVNDNLGL, via the coding sequence ATGCCATTCTTGCTCAAAACGGGCCTTCCGGGTACAGATCACGCCGATCCGGCAGGGCAGGGAAGTGCTTTTGCCCTCACGCCGGCCCAGATGATCCTGCGCAGCATGGTTCTGGACACGGTTCCGTCGACCCACTCGAAGCGGAACTACGCCACCGCCCTCGATGCTCTGTTCCGGTTCGCTGCCAGCCAACCTCTCACCCGGGCGCTCCTCATGGAGTACCGGGCGAGTCTTGAAGAGCTCGCGCCGTCAACCATCAACGTCCGGCTCGCCGCCATGCGCCGGATGGTGACCGAAGCCCGGAAGAACGGCATGCTCGGGGTCGAGGAGGCAGCGCAGCTCACCTCAATTCCAAACATCAAGCAGGCCGGCACCCGGATGGGGAACTGGCTGACCCGCGAGCAGGCCAAAGAACTGCTCGCCGTTCCGGACCGGTCGACCCTCAAGGGCAAGCGTGACTACGTCATCCTGGCGCTGCTGGTCGGCTGCGCCCTGCGCCGGACCGAACTCGCGGAACTCGAGGTCGAGACGATCCAGCAGCGGGAGGGCCGCTGGGTGCTGGCCGATCTCGAAGGCAAGGGCCGGAGGATCCGGACCGTCGCGATCCCGATCTGGGTCAAGAAGGGAATTGACGTCTGGCGCGAGGCAGCCGGCATCGAGAGAGGCCGGCTCTTGGTCCGGATCGGGAAGGGCGGCACGATCCGGGGCGAGACCCTGAGCGACTGGGCCATCTGGTCGGTCGTCGAGCAATCGGCCAAGCAGATCGGGGTCGAGCGCTTCGGTGCTCACGACCTCCGCAGAACCTGTGCCAAACTCTGCCGCAAAGGCGGCGGCGACCTCGAGCAGATCAAGTTCCTGCTCGGGCACTCCTCCATCCAGACGACCGAACGGTATCTTGGAGCGGAGCAGGAGATCGTCACTGCCGTCAATGACAACCTGGGTCTTTAA
- a CDS encoding IS6 family transposase, producing MFKRRRFPVEIILVCVRWYCKYGISYRDLAEMMEERGVEVDPSTIMHWVHRYAPELEKRVRWYQGYRATSWRVDETYVKVGGKWKYLFRAVDRHGRLIDFMLTDRRNTGAAYRFLGKALATMRHWPPSSITTDQLGSYPAAISRLQREGKLSGSTKHRTCKYLNNIIEADHGALKRVIRPTRGFQRMKTAAATIKGFEVMRMIRRGHCLTCKPHVKDEVRFINKLFDIFTVAA from the coding sequence ATGTTCAAGCGTCGGCGCTTTCCGGTTGAAATCATCCTGGTGTGTGTTCGCTGGTACTGCAAGTATGGGATCTCCTATCGCGATCTGGCGGAGATGATGGAGGAGCGCGGTGTGGAGGTAGACCCGTCCACGATCATGCATTGGGTCCATCGCTACGCACCTGAGCTGGAGAAGCGAGTCCGTTGGTACCAAGGCTACCGGGCGACCTCGTGGCGCGTGGACGAGACGTATGTGAAGGTTGGCGGCAAGTGGAAGTACCTGTTCCGGGCTGTCGACAGGCATGGCCGGCTGATCGACTTCATGTTGACGGACCGACGAAACACCGGAGCTGCCTATCGCTTCTTGGGTAAAGCGTTAGCTACGATGCGTCATTGGCCACCATCGTCGATCACGACAGACCAGCTCGGATCTTATCCGGCCGCCATCAGCCGGCTGCAACGGGAAGGCAAGTTGTCAGGGTCGACAAAGCATCGCACGTGCAAATACCTGAACAACATCATTGAAGCGGATCATGGAGCACTCAAGCGAGTTATTCGTCCGACACGGGGCTTTCAGAGGATGAAGACGGCAGCCGCTACCATCAAGGGCTTCGAAGTGATGCGAATGATCCGCAGAGGTCATTGCCTCACATGCAAGCCGCACGTCAAGGACGAGGTGCGTTTCATCAACAAGCTGTTCGATATCTTCACGGTCGCTGCCTGA